The window ATGGTTATACAGGCTATCAGATGATTCACCAAGCAAGAAAAATGATTGAGAACGGCGACTTAGGTGATATTCGTATCATTAACATGTCTTTTGCTCACGGCTGGCATTCTGAGGAAGTTGAGAAGAATGATCCAGGATTAAAATGGCGTGTGACACCTGAACAGTCAGGTCCAACATATGTATTAGGAGATATCGGCACACATGCCCTGTATCTCGCAGAAGTGATGATGCCAGAACTTAAAATAGAACAATTAATGTGTTCAAGACAGAGCTTTATTGCTTCACGAGCACCTTTGGAAGATAATGCTGTTGTCCTCATGAATTTTAACAATGGAGCAGTAGGCAATCTATGGGTATCAGCTGTGAATGCAGGAGCTATTCATGAACAAAGAATTCGGGTTGTCGGTTCTAAGGCCTCCATTGAGTGGTGGGATGAACATCCCAATCAATTGGTGTATGAAGTGCAAGGAAAACCAAAGCAGCTACTGGATCGTGGTCATGGCTATTTATACCATGACGATATGGCTGTAACATGTGACCGGATTGGCTGTGGCCACGCAGAAGGCTTATTTGAATCCTGGGCTAATCTCTACCAACGTTACGCGATTGCTATTGATGCCATGATTGGGGGCGACAAAGAAACCGTAGAGAACACATGGTTCCCAGATATTCATGCGGGCTTAGAAGGTGTACGTTTTATTGAGAATTGTGTACGTTCTGCGGATAATGGGTCAGCATGGGTTGATTATAAGTAAATACGTATTATTAAAATAAAGGCTGTTGGAGAATGAGTTCATGATGCATTCTCCCAAAGCCTTTTCTTATTAATCTACAAATAGAACCATGAGGCAGGGCAACCTCATGGTTCTATTTTGGAATAGCAATATATGTATTGCTTCAAATAAAGTGTACCTAAGCGGTACCAAGAGCAAGGGCAATTGCTCTAATGTATATAAAAATTTAATGAGTATGTATTAGAAATACTCCCTCTATTATATAAGATGTAAAACACCCAAAAAGGTTACACAAAAATGAAAAAAAATATAAATTAGTACTAAAGACCTATATTGCACATAATCAACAGGTCCCATGAACTAACATAATTTGATTGAGTTACAAATTATTGTATGTAATAATAGAAGTATGACTTATATGAGACAGGAGCGGTTGATGCTTTTATCAAATAGGCTCCCGTCTATTACATCATTGAATGAATGGTTAGGAGAATACATATGGCTAAGTTATTTTTTAAGTACGGTACGGTTTTTTCGGCAAAATCATTAAATCTAATTGCCACAGCACATAATTATCAAACCCAGGGAAAAGAAGTCATCTTGTTAATTCCTGAGATTGATACCCGTAGTGATGGACATGTTGCCACCCGAGCTGGGTTTAAAATGCCTGCAGAGTTAATTAATGATGATACAGATATCTTTGACCTGTACGAAGCATATCTTAAACACAAGGAAAAGATTGACTGTATTCTAGTGGATGAGTGTCACATGCTGTTACCCAAGCATATTGATCAGCTTCGAAAAATCGTTAATGTGTATCATACACCTGTTATCTGTTATGGCCTTCGTGTCAGCTATACCTTGCAGTTATTTGATGCGTCTAAACGCTTATTTGAACTTGCGGACAAATTAGAAGAGATTAAAACGGTTTGCTGGTACTGTAATCACAAAGCAACCCATAATCTAAAGCTGGTAGATGGGAACCCAGTTTACGAAGGGGAATCCATTGATATTGGCGGACTTGAAAAATACGTGCCTGTTTGTTATCACTGCTTTACAGAGCCTCCTAAAGATGCGTAAGTACATATCTCAATAACAATATTATAAGCATACTATTTTAGAGTAAGTAGTATACTCTACTATAATAAGGGGTTATCCTGGGAA is drawn from Vallitalea pronyensis and contains these coding sequences:
- a CDS encoding Gfo/Idh/MocA family protein, encoding MFNEELRLEKPLRWGMIGGGRGSQIGYIHRSAALRDGLFTLVAGAFDIDPERCEDFGTHIGLDKARCYPDYKMMLEEEAKRHDGIQVVSIATPNKFHYEMAKAALEAGLHVICEKPLCFTVAEAETLKTIAEKNKLIIGVTYGYTGYQMIHQARKMIENGDLGDIRIINMSFAHGWHSEEVEKNDPGLKWRVTPEQSGPTYVLGDIGTHALYLAEVMMPELKIEQLMCSRQSFIASRAPLEDNAVVLMNFNNGAVGNLWVSAVNAGAIHEQRIRVVGSKASIEWWDEHPNQLVYEVQGKPKQLLDRGHGYLYHDDMAVTCDRIGCGHAEGLFESWANLYQRYAIAIDAMIGGDKETVENTWFPDIHAGLEGVRFIENCVRSADNGSAWVDYK
- a CDS encoding thymidine kinase, which encodes MAKLFFKYGTVFSAKSLNLIATAHNYQTQGKEVILLIPEIDTRSDGHVATRAGFKMPAELINDDTDIFDLYEAYLKHKEKIDCILVDECHMLLPKHIDQLRKIVNVYHTPVICYGLRVSYTLQLFDASKRLFELADKLEEIKTVCWYCNHKATHNLKLVDGNPVYEGESIDIGGLEKYVPVCYHCFTEPPKDA